The genomic DNA ATACAGTTAAATTAATCGTATCCAAAGTGGATGATGCTGAAATCACTTCAAGTGTTGAAAACATTACTGTTGGAGATCCTGCAGTAATCAAGGTTACAGTTCCAGAGGATGCTACAGGCAATGTGACAGTAACTATTGGAAATATCACAAGAACAGTTCCAATCAATGGTGGTGAAAATGAAATACTTGTTCCTGGCGTTCCTGTCGGAGACCATGAAGTGAAAGTGACCTATAACGGTGATAACAAATACTTGCCTGCTAACACAACTACCTCATTAACAGTCAAACCTGCTGAAACCGACCCTTCAGATATCAAAGTGGTTGATGAAGGTAACGGTACAGTTGTGGTTGTTGTTCCTAAGGATGCAACCGGAAATGTAACCATTACAATCAATGGTACTGACTACACTTCCACAGTCATTAACGGAACCGCAACTTTCGACCTGACTGATGAGAATCCTGGAACATATAACGTAACTGCAACCTACTCAGGTGATAAGAACTACACTCCTGCAACAACAAATGCTAATGTGACAATTCCTAAACATGCAACACCAATGAGCATTGAAGTCAAAGATGCTAAGGTTGGTGAAACCGTTAAAGTGACTGTAAATGTTCCTGAAGACCTTAAAGGCAATGTGACTGTTGAAATCAACGGTAAAACCTACTCTGCAAAACCTTCAAACGGAAAAGCAGAATTCGAAATAACCGGATTGCTTTCAGGCAACAAGACAGTTATTGCAGAATATGATGGAGACGACTGGTACATGGCTAATTCAACCACTGTAAACTTCACAGTATCCAAAAACCCTGCTCCAATATCTGTTGAAGTGGACAACTCCACTAATGGTCAAGCTACAATAACAGTAACCCTGCCAGAGGATGCAAAAGGATATGTGATCGTAAATGTTGATGGAGTTGACTACGGAATCAACTTGACTGCCGGTGACAAGTCAGTTACCGTTCCAATCACACACACTGGAGACTACGTTGCTAAGGTTAACTATCTTGGAGATGACAAATACCTTGGAAACTCCACTTCCAAAGACTTCCATGCTTCAAGCAGCAAAGCACATCCAAATATTGCAGCTGAAGTGGAAAATGTTCCTGTTGGAGAAGATGTGACAGTTAAAGTGACAGTTCCTGAAGGCGCTGACGGTAATGTGACCGTGACTATTGACAATGTCACCGTAACAGCTCCTGTAAAAAGTGGGGAAAACATTATTAAAGTGCCTGGTGTAAGTGAAGGAAACCATGATGTGAACATCTCATACAGCGGTAATGATCGTTATGAACCTGAAAAAATCACTAAATCAGTTTCAGTCTTCAGGTCAATTATTGCTAACGACATGACCAGAGGATGGGGCAGTCCGTATGACTACAAAGCGGAATTCCTGGATGAAACCGGACATGTGATTGCAGACACTGAAGTCAAGTTCGTTGTAAACGGCAAGACCTACACTGCAAAAACCAACAATCAGGGTATTGCTTATCTGGACACATCCAAATTGCCTGTAGGTAAATATAATATAACATGTATCAATCCGGTAACTGGTGAACAAGTCACTGCTAAGACAACTATTGTAAAACGTCTGATTGAAAACAAGGACATTACAATGGACTTCCTTGATGGAACCTGGTATAAAGTAAGGGCTATCGGTGATGATGGTAAACCTGTAGGTGAGGGTGAATTTGTCCAAATCAGTGTACATACCGTAAGTTACTCCTGTAAGACAGATAAGAACGGTTATGCTAAACTCAAAATTAACTTGAACCCTGGCAAGTACACAATTACTGCAGAATACAAGAACACAACAGTGAAAAACAAGCTTGTGGTAAAACAAACCTTTAAATTAGTCAAAAAGACAGTTTCAGTCAAAAAAGGCAAAAAACTCGTCCTTCAGGCTAAACTCAAATGGTCCAATGGTAAAGCCATCAAAGGTAAAGTCATTAAAATCAAATTTAAAGGCAAAACCTATAAGGCTAAAACCAACAGTAAGGGTATTGCAAAGGTTACTATAAAAACTAAAATTACCAAAAAGCTCAAGAAAGGTAAAAAGTACGCTTACTCAGCTACTTACCAGTACAATACTGTTAAAGGCAAAGTGTATGTTAAATAAATAGGAAGTTGATCTTCCTACTTTTTCTTCTTTTTTTGTAAATCTATCATTTGATGTAGATTACTCAGTTTAGATTTATTGATTTTATATCTTATATCTATTTTAATTAGTTTAAGGTTTAATTATTATTGTTGTTATACCAATAACTATCAATATTATTAGGCGTTATTTCCAGTATATTGATTTTCAAAACACTGCCAAAATCTTCATTGATATTGGATTGTAAATTTCATCTGTTTGTAATGGTTTTGGTCAGAATTATCTTAAAATATAAATTTATATATCATCTTCAACAAACATTAATTAAAAGTAGTGTGATATGATGGAAGAGATAATGATTAATTGGGCTTATGTAATCCTTTTATTTATTTTGGGTTTCATTACATATCAAAGGAAATCCCTGGATTTGTTCGGCTCAGTGGTAATGATTGTGATGGGAGTCGTGATAATATTTTCCGCTGGAGTCAACTGGCTGCTTTTAATTGTTCTCTTTTTGATAATGAGCCTCGCTGCAACCAAGTATTCAAAAAAGTACAAAAGGTCTTTGGGACAGTTTGAAGGGAGGAGAACTTCCAAAAACGTAATCTCAAACGGTGTTGTCGCATGTTTCATGGCTGCATTCGGAGGGTATTATTTGCCGTTCGTTGGAGGTTTCATCGGTGCAATCGCAACAGCAACCGCCGACACTCTTGCATCTGAAATAGGGGTGCTTGACCCTCATCCAAGATTGATTACAACTCTTCAGAAGGTTGATCCAGGTACCAACGGTGCGGTTTCACCTCTGGGAACAGCTGTAGCAATAGTGGGTGCTGCAATAATTGGAATTGCCGCATTCTTTTTAGGCATCGTTTCAAATCCGTTATCAGTGATAGTTGTTTCTGTTATTTCAGGTACTGTGGGATGCTTTATGGACAGTATTCTTGGAGCACTCTTTGAAAACAGGGGTTATATTACAAACGAGCATGTGAATCTTCTTGCAACGATTGTCGGGGCTATTGTTGGAATCATACTTATATAAACTTATTTTAACTATTAACTATAAAGATTATATTATTGGTGATATTTTATGAAAGGACTTATTTTGATTATGGATGGTATGGGCGACCGTCCGATTAAAGAACTGGGAGGTAAAACTCCCCTTGAAGCTGCAAACACTCCAAATATGGATAAAATGGCGGCTGAAGGAATAACTGGAATAATGGATTCAATCGCTCCGGGAATAATTCCTGGAAGTGACACAGCACACTTATCAATTCTTGGTTATAACCCTTATGAAGTTTATACTGGTCGTGGACCATTTGAGGCAAACGGTGTAGGTGTGGAAGTTTTACCTGGAGACATTGCATTCAGATGCAACTTCTCAACCGCCGATGAGGACCTGGTTGTAACTGACAGACGTGCCGGAAGGATTAAGGAGGGCACCGATGAGATTGTGGCTGTATTGAACACTATGGTTCTTGAGGACTATCCTGATGTTAAAATCATCTTTAAGGAATCAACCGGTCACAGGGCAGTTCTTGTCTTAAGGGGAGAAGGGCTTTCAGATAAGGTTTCAGACGCTGATCCAAAAGTTGAAGGAAACAAACCTAAGGAAGTAAAAGCTTTGGACGACACTCCTGAAGCTGCAAAAACCGCTGACATTTTAAATAAACTGGTTGTCAAAACCTATGAAATGGTTAAGGACCATCCTGTTAACTTGAAAAGAATTGAGGAAGGCCTGCCACCTGCAAATATTGTAATCCCGAGGGGTGCGGGTGAAGTGCCTGTAGTCGAGTCACTCAATGAAAAGTATGAGGTGAACTCAGCATGTATTGCAGAAACAGGTCTCATCATGGGTATCGGAAGGTTTGCCGGAATGGACATCATTGAAATGGAAGATGTAACCGGTGGAATCGATACCAATTTGGACAATATTCGTGATACAATTGTCGACCAGGTTAAAAACTCAGACCATGACTTCTTTTTGATAAACATCGACGGTGCAGATGAGGCTGGCCACGACGGACAGACCAAGGAGAAAAAGGAATTCATTGAAAAGGTCGATGAAGTTGTCATGAGTGAGCTAATTAAATTAGAGGATGTTTACATTTATTTAACTGCTGACCATTCAACTCCAATTTCTGTAATGAACCACTCAGGAGACCCTGTGCCGGTTTTAATCAGGGGTCCTGAAGTCAGAACCGATGACGTTACAGAATTCTCAGAACGT from uncultured Methanobrevibacter sp. includes the following:
- a CDS encoding TIGR00297 family protein, giving the protein MMEEIMINWAYVILLFILGFITYQRKSLDLFGSVVMIVMGVVIIFSAGVNWLLLIVLFLIMSLAATKYSKKYKRSLGQFEGRRTSKNVISNGVVACFMAAFGGYYLPFVGGFIGAIATATADTLASEIGVLDPHPRLITTLQKVDPGTNGAVSPLGTAVAIVGAAIIGIAAFFLGIVSNPLSVIVVSVISGTVGCFMDSILGALFENRGYITNEHVNLLATIVGAIVGIILI
- a CDS encoding 2,3-bisphosphoglycerate-independent phosphoglycerate mutase, which produces MKGLILIMDGMGDRPIKELGGKTPLEAANTPNMDKMAAEGITGIMDSIAPGIIPGSDTAHLSILGYNPYEVYTGRGPFEANGVGVEVLPGDIAFRCNFSTADEDLVVTDRRAGRIKEGTDEIVAVLNTMVLEDYPDVKIIFKESTGHRAVLVLRGEGLSDKVSDADPKVEGNKPKEVKALDDTPEAAKTADILNKLVVKTYEMVKDHPVNLKRIEEGLPPANIVIPRGAGEVPVVESLNEKYEVNSACIAETGLIMGIGRFAGMDIIEMEDVTGGIDTNLDNIRDTIVDQVKNSDHDFFLINIDGADEAGHDGQTKEKKEFIEKVDEVVMSELIKLEDVYIYLTADHSTPISVMNHSGDPVPVLIRGPEVRTDDVTEFSERACAKGGLNRIRGSDVMNIMMDLMNYAHKFGA